Proteins encoded in a region of the Chloroflexota bacterium genome:
- a CDS encoding uridine kinase: MADAFPREVNTAEQVNHGPVSGAKHIASRLMAESLMNRQVLQQTDAQPVMQLLPDTNVIKIGGQSILDRGRSALLPVVEELGANLAQHKMIISVGEGTRARHAYDIATDLGLPTGVLSVMGDVISNQNALIVTTIMMRYGAVRVPEDHFDMFPIFLNSGCPIVICGMAPYRWWEQPPEIGRVPEHRSDAGTFLTAEVFGCRSAIFVKDVDGLYTDDPKVAPEAELIPRIGVGELLARKPRDLPIEPSVLHMMARARHMKEIRIVNGLVPGTITRALNGESVGTTIFAD; this comes from the coding sequence ATGGCGGACGCTTTCCCCCGAGAGGTCAACACCGCGGAGCAGGTGAACCACGGACCCGTGTCCGGAGCCAAGCACATCGCATCGCGGCTGATGGCCGAGTCGTTGATGAACCGCCAGGTGCTCCAGCAGACGGACGCGCAGCCGGTGATGCAGCTCCTCCCCGATACGAACGTCATCAAGATCGGCGGCCAGAGCATCCTGGATCGGGGCAGATCCGCGCTCCTGCCCGTCGTCGAGGAGCTGGGCGCGAACCTGGCGCAGCACAAGATGATCATCAGCGTCGGCGAAGGGACCCGGGCGCGCCATGCGTACGACATCGCCACGGACCTGGGACTCCCGACGGGCGTCCTGTCGGTCATGGGGGACGTCATCTCGAATCAGAACGCGCTCATCGTCACCACCATCATGATGCGCTACGGCGCCGTGCGCGTCCCCGAGGACCACTTCGACATGTTTCCCATCTTCCTCAACAGCGGATGCCCGATCGTCATCTGCGGCATGGCGCCGTATCGGTGGTGGGAGCAGCCGCCCGAGATCGGCCGCGTGCCCGAGCACCGGAGCGACGCCGGGACGTTCTTGACGGCCGAAGTCTTCGGATGCCGCTCGGCGATCTTCGTGAAGGACGTGGACGGCCTCTATACGGACGACCCGAAGGTCGCTCCCGAGGCCGAGCTGATTCCGCGCATCGGCGTCGGCGAGCTCCTCGCGCGCAAGCCCCGCGACCTCCCCATCGAGCCGTCCGTCCTCCACATGATGGCGCGCGCGCGGCACATGAAGGAGATCCGGATCGTGAACGGCCTCGTGCCGGGGACCATCACCCGCGCACTCAACGGCGAGTCCGTCGGCACGACGATCTTCGCGGACTGA
- a CDS encoding ABC transporter ATP-binding protein: MAGGMGGQHGIGRIDYEGQDARGARIERASIRRVLRYFVPYWHLILAIFASVIVGAGLGVLPPLLMKAIIDDALPARDIPRLELLVGAMLAAAVLSGLVQVVENWLNLRIGQSVMYDLRNQLYSRVQAMSLRFFTSTRTGEIMSRLLNDVNGVQDVVSRSLVNVASNVVIVVAVAAVMIGMNPTLALVSLAVLPLFVLPVRRAGRIRSRITRETQAKMAEVSGRMQESLGINGVLLMKTFGRQSMELDRFRRANRDLMRLQIRQGLVGRWFQMFVGLFGTVSPAVVFLVGGWQVVNGQLSIGGIVAFTAFVARIYTPVSQLVNVQIDVLASLGLFERIFEYLDMQPDVVERPGALAPPAAAGRIRFDRVSFSYEARPPTLRTVPPSPAAGEGRGGGERGHALALDDVSFEVEPGQLVALVGPSGAGKTTITYLIPRLYDPTMGTVSLDGHDLRDVPLSWIADQVGVVPQETYLFHTTIRENLRYGNPSATDDEMLAAVRAANVDELIDRLPQGLETVVGERGFRLSGGERQRIAIARAILKDPRIIILDEATSSLDSRSERLVQEALERLMRGRTSIVIAHRLSTILTASLILVLERGRIVQRGTHQELLATGGLYAQLYHEQFARGGAGRTIDETAPPPPPSPVDGEGDLRAGSAPRAEDDREHAISAPLAGEGEGGGFSRDPGSGRGMGGGGGRGMGGGMGGGGGRGMGGGGGRGMGRS, translated from the coding sequence ATGGCCGGCGGCATGGGCGGCCAGCACGGCATCGGCCGCATCGACTACGAAGGACAGGACGCGCGCGGCGCACGGATCGAGCGCGCGTCCATTCGGCGCGTCCTCCGCTACTTCGTCCCCTACTGGCACCTCATCCTCGCCATCTTCGCCAGCGTGATCGTGGGGGCCGGGCTCGGCGTTCTGCCCCCGCTCCTGATGAAGGCGATCATCGACGACGCGCTCCCCGCGCGCGATATCCCCCGCCTCGAGCTGCTCGTGGGCGCGATGCTCGCCGCGGCGGTGCTCTCGGGCCTGGTGCAGGTGGTGGAGAACTGGCTGAACCTGCGGATCGGCCAATCCGTCATGTACGACCTGCGCAACCAGCTCTACAGCCGCGTGCAGGCCATGTCGCTCCGCTTCTTCACCTCCACGCGAACCGGCGAGATCATGTCCCGCCTGCTGAACGACGTGAACGGCGTGCAGGACGTCGTGAGCCGATCGCTGGTAAACGTGGCCAGCAACGTCGTGATCGTCGTGGCGGTGGCCGCGGTCATGATCGGGATGAATCCCACCCTCGCGCTCGTCTCCCTCGCGGTGTTGCCGCTGTTCGTGCTGCCGGTGCGCCGGGCAGGCCGCATCCGCAGCCGGATCACGCGCGAGACGCAGGCGAAGATGGCTGAGGTGAGCGGGCGGATGCAGGAGTCGCTCGGGATCAACGGCGTGCTTCTGATGAAGACGTTCGGGCGGCAATCCATGGAGCTGGACCGGTTCCGACGAGCAAATCGGGATCTGATGCGGCTCCAGATCCGCCAGGGCCTCGTCGGCCGCTGGTTCCAGATGTTCGTGGGACTCTTCGGCACGGTCAGCCCGGCGGTGGTGTTCCTTGTCGGCGGCTGGCAGGTCGTCAACGGCCAGCTCTCCATCGGCGGGATCGTGGCCTTCACCGCGTTCGTCGCCCGCATCTATACGCCCGTCTCGCAGCTCGTCAACGTCCAGATCGACGTGCTGGCGTCCCTCGGCCTGTTCGAGCGCATCTTCGAATATCTGGACATGCAGCCGGACGTGGTGGAGCGGCCGGGCGCCCTTGCGCCGCCCGCCGCGGCGGGCCGAATTCGATTCGACCGGGTGTCGTTCTCGTACGAGGCGCGACCCCCAACCCTGCGCACCGTTCCACCCTCCCCCGCTGCGGGGGAGGGCAGGGGAGGGGGGGAGAGAGGCCATGCGCTCGCCCTCGACGACGTGAGCTTCGAGGTCGAGCCTGGCCAGCTTGTGGCGCTGGTCGGACCGAGCGGCGCCGGCAAGACGACGATCACGTACCTCATCCCGCGGCTGTACGACCCCACGATGGGCACCGTGTCGCTCGACGGCCACGACCTGCGCGACGTGCCGCTGAGCTGGATCGCCGACCAGGTCGGCGTCGTGCCTCAGGAGACCTACCTGTTCCATACGACCATCCGCGAGAACCTCCGCTACGGAAATCCCTCGGCGACAGACGACGAGATGCTGGCTGCCGTGCGCGCCGCCAACGTCGACGAGCTGATCGACCGCCTTCCCCAGGGGCTCGAGACGGTGGTCGGGGAGCGCGGCTTTCGCCTGTCCGGCGGAGAGCGGCAGCGGATCGCCATCGCGCGGGCCATCCTGAAGGACCCGCGCATCATCATTCTGGACGAGGCCACCTCCTCTCTCGACTCCCGGTCCGAGCGGCTCGTCCAGGAGGCGCTGGAGCGGCTCATGCGCGGGCGCACGAGCATCGTGATCGCCCACCGCCTATCGACGATCCTGACGGCGAGCCTCATCCTCGTGCTCGAGCGCGGCCGAATCGTGCAGCGCGGGACCCACCAGGAGCTGCTCGCCACCGGCGGCCTCTACGCCCAGCTCTACCACGAGCAGTTCGCCCGGGGCGGTGCAGGACGGACAATCGATGAGACCGCACCCCCACCCCCGCCCTCCCCGGTCGACGGTGAGGGCGACCTGAGGGCTGGATCCGCCCCCCGCGCGGAGGACGACCGCGAGCATGCCATCTCCGCCCCCCTTGCGGGGGAGGGTGAGGGCGGGGGGTTCTCACGGGACCCAGGCTCGGGCCGCGGCATGGGCGGCGGTGGCGGCCGCGGCATGGGCGGCGGAATGGGGGGAGGTGGCGGCCGCGGGATGGGCGGCGGAGGCGGCCGCGGCATGGGCCGCTCGTAA
- a CDS encoding uridine kinase, translated as MAESLLSGQGAPKHVASRFAAQTLASTGVLQATDDTAVVAILPDANVVKIGAQSLIDRGRTAVYPLVEELGAAAREHKLIIGVGAGTRARHVYDLGADLGLPTGLLAILGAGISEQNALMISTLMGKYNAIRIPKEQFDELPMYLASGSPVVITGMPSYHWWEPPPRIGRVPEHRTDSGVYLVAEVFGCRSMIYIKDEDGLYTDDPKKNPRAEFIPEISAQELIERDLDDLVVERRVIEMMLTARFARKIQIVNGLKPGVVTRALRGEHVGTVIYVADR; from the coding sequence TTGGCGGAATCTCTCCTTTCGGGTCAGGGAGCGCCCAAGCACGTCGCTTCGCGGTTCGCTGCCCAAACCCTCGCCTCCACGGGTGTTCTCCAGGCCACGGACGATACAGCGGTCGTGGCGATCCTTCCCGACGCCAACGTGGTGAAGATCGGAGCGCAGAGCCTCATCGACCGGGGGCGAACCGCGGTGTACCCGCTGGTGGAAGAGCTGGGCGCCGCCGCCCGGGAGCACAAGCTCATCATCGGCGTCGGAGCCGGCACCCGCGCGCGCCACGTCTACGACCTGGGAGCCGACCTCGGCCTTCCGACCGGGCTACTCGCCATTCTCGGGGCCGGCATCTCTGAGCAGAACGCGCTGATGATCTCGACCCTGATGGGAAAGTACAACGCCATCCGCATCCCGAAGGAGCAGTTCGACGAGCTGCCCATGTACCTCGCCTCCGGCTCGCCTGTCGTCATCACCGGGATGCCGTCGTACCACTGGTGGGAGCCGCCACCAAGAATCGGGCGCGTCCCGGAGCACCGGACGGACTCCGGCGTGTACCTGGTTGCCGAGGTATTCGGGTGCCGCTCGATGATCTATATAAAGGATGAAGACGGCCTCTACACCGACGACCCAAAGAAGAACCCGCGCGCCGAGTTCATCCCAGAGATCAGCGCCCAGGAGCTGATCGAGCGCGACCTCGACGACCTCGTCGTGGAGCGGCGGGTCATCGAGATGATGCTCACCGCTCGGTTTGCGCGAAAGATCCAGATCGTAAACGGGCTGAAGCCCGGCGTCGTCACGCGAGCCCTCCGAGGCGAGCACGTGGGTACGGTGATCTACGTAGCGGACCGGTGA